In Ruegeria sp. YS9, the genomic window TAAGTCTTTTCCCGGCCTTGGTCCAGACAGGACATCGTCATTCCTCTGACACGAATCGTTGCTAATCGGGTGATGTTTAAGCACCTGTACCTTGTTAAAGAAGCGCGGCCAGGACCGATGTCCTGACCGCGCGATTTTTCCCCATCATGACAGGCCTGTCGCCTTGTCAGCTGTTGCTGGCAACAGCGACGCTGCGATGCTCCGTCGGCATTTCACGCGGCGGGCGGCCGATGACATCGCGCAGGTCTTCCAGCTCGATGAAATTGTCGGCCTGGCGGCGCAGTTCGTCCGAGATCATCGGCGGCTGGCTGCGGATGGTCGAAACCACCGATACACGCACACCCTGCCGTTGCAGGCTTGCGATCAACGGGCGGAAATCCCCATCACCCGAGAACAGCACGATATGATCGACGCGCGGCGCCAGTTCCATGGCATCGACGGTAAGTTCGATATCCATGTTTCCTTTGACTTTCCGACGCCCCATGCTGTCGGTGTATTCCTTGGCCGGTTTCGTGACCATGGTGAAGCCGTTGTAATGCAGCCAGTCAACCAATGGACGGATCGGCGAATACTCGTCGTTTTCCAGCAGCGCTGTATAGTAGAAGGCCCGCAGAAGCTTGCCGCGGCGCATGAATTCCTGCCGCAGAAGTTTGTAGTCAATGTCGAAACCGAGTGCTTTTGCCGCGGCATAAAGATTCGAGCCGTCGATGAACAGCGCTAGCCGTTCGTCTTTATAAAACATAAATGTTCCCTTCCGGTATAATCCAGTGCGTGCCGCGTTACGTGAGTGAGTGAGTGATAAAATGACGCGCGCTGGTAGGCCTATAATTAGAACTTCTGTCGGTTATCGCAAGTATGCAATGTGTCGAATGTAGGGTATCACATGAGCAAATCCATGCCAAATGCCGTTGTTGCGCTGGGCGCAAATCTCGATTTGAGAGGAAACGGTCCCGCTGTAACACTTCAGAACGCGCTTGACGCGTTATCGCGTCACGATGTGGTGATTCGCTCTGTCAGTCGTTTTTTTGCTACCCCGTGCTTTCCCGCCGGGGCCGGCCCGGATTATGTGAATGCCGCGGCGCTGATTGCAACCGAGAAATCTCCTTCGCAACTGTTGCAAGTGCTGCACGAGGTGGAACAGGAATTCGGGCGCGAACGGGTGCAGCGCTGGGGGATGCGGACGCTGGATCTGGATCTGGTCTGTTTCCAGGATCTGGTCCTGCCGGATCGCGCCACGTTTGATCGCTGGCTGACCCTGCCGACCGACGCGCAAAGGCAAGAGGCGCCGGATCAGTTGATCTTGCCGCATCCGCGCCTTCAGGATCGCGCCTTTGTTCTGGTGCCGATGGCCGATATTGTGCCCGACTGGCGTC contains:
- the folK gene encoding 2-amino-4-hydroxy-6-hydroxymethyldihydropteridine diphosphokinase — translated: MSKSMPNAVVALGANLDLRGNGPAVTLQNALDALSRHDVVIRSVSRFFATPCFPAGAGPDYVNAAALIATEKSPSQLLQVLHEVEQEFGRERVQRWGMRTLDLDLVCFQDLVLPDRATFDRWLTLPTDAQRQEAPDQLILPHPRLQDRAFVLVPMADIVPDWRHPVLGRTVCEMIQTLPAAEVAAVTAL
- a CDS encoding NYN domain-containing protein, which translates into the protein MFYKDERLALFIDGSNLYAAAKALGFDIDYKLLRQEFMRRGKLLRAFYYTALLENDEYSPIRPLVDWLHYNGFTMVTKPAKEYTDSMGRRKVKGNMDIELTVDAMELAPRVDHIVLFSGDGDFRPLIASLQRQGVRVSVVSTIRSQPPMISDELRRQADNFIELEDLRDVIGRPPREMPTEHRSVAVASNS